The following proteins are co-located in the Rippkaea orientalis PCC 8801 genome:
- the surE gene encoding 5'/3'-nucleotidase SurE: MTFILTNDDGIDAPGIRALHQALGGKGIIVAPKEQQSGCGHQVTTHQPIELKKRSNFEYVVDGTPADCTRLALTQLAKDTKWVLSGINAGGNLGVDVYISGTVAAVREAAMHGVPGIAISHWIKRPLVIDWEIATKWTTKVLDKLWDHPLPTGSFWNVNLPHLESGSPEPAIIFCDRSTHPLPVDYRSEGDYYYYQGEYAKRKRSAGTDVDVCFSGNIAITLMRV; the protein is encoded by the coding sequence ATGACTTTTATTCTCACTAATGATGATGGGATTGATGCTCCAGGTATTCGTGCTTTACACCAAGCACTAGGAGGCAAAGGAATCATTGTGGCACCCAAAGAACAACAGTCTGGGTGCGGACATCAAGTCACAACCCATCAACCGATTGAGCTAAAAAAACGGTCTAATTTTGAATATGTTGTTGATGGGACTCCCGCAGATTGTACTCGCTTAGCCCTAACCCAATTAGCTAAGGATACCAAATGGGTATTATCTGGCATTAATGCGGGGGGAAATTTAGGGGTAGATGTCTATATTTCTGGGACAGTCGCAGCCGTTCGGGAGGCAGCCATGCACGGAGTACCAGGGATTGCTATTTCCCATTGGATTAAACGTCCCTTAGTGATTGATTGGGAAATCGCTACAAAATGGACAACTAAAGTATTAGATAAACTTTGGGATCATCCCTTACCTACTGGCAGTTTTTGGAATGTTAATTTACCCCATTTAGAGTCAGGTTCACCCGAACCCGCAATTATCTTTTGTGACCGGAGCACCCATCCCTTACCCGTAGACTATCGTTCAGAAGGAGATTATTATTATTATCAAGGGGAATATGCCAAAAGAAAACGGTCAGCAGGAACCGATGTTGATGTCTGTTTTTCCGGCAATATTGCTATTACTTTGATGAGAGTTTGA
- a CDS encoding PEP-CTERM sorting domain-containing protein: protein MKPVKTLLSLSFATLGSLATATLSAQAAPVVFFDNMFTGATSFDSTVNSVDGTLNVDTWTSLPQGATIINRTDYSVTKVDGSAMFPSVYTLFGSSPSTNTSGQTIDISPSSSDVELSRLGSAIQFTFTTPVNGFGLEVGDWATCCQPSNLYISFDGGTPILVGASTVFGDQFLTNGGAGVFVGAIDDSGTFSSVQFWGNGVGEFLVAGGEIRYARVEEGSLTSVPEPATALSLLTIGVLSTAAKLKQYNKKS from the coding sequence ATGAAACCCGTAAAAACCCTCTTATCCCTGAGTTTTGCCACTTTGGGTTCTTTAGCAACAGCCACTCTTTCTGCTCAAGCTGCTCCCGTCGTTTTTTTTGATAATATGTTCACTGGAGCAACATCATTTGACTCAACAGTTAATAGTGTCGATGGTACTCTAAACGTTGATACGTGGACAAGTTTGCCTCAAGGAGCAACGATAATCAATCGGACTGACTATTCTGTGACAAAAGTCGACGGTAGTGCAATGTTTCCTTCTGTTTATACGCTCTTTGGGAGTAGTCCTTCAACAAATACTAGCGGCCAGACTATCGATATTAGCCCTTCTAGTAGTGACGTGGAATTATCTCGTCTTGGTAGTGCAATTCAGTTTACTTTTACTACTCCAGTCAATGGATTTGGTTTAGAGGTAGGAGACTGGGCAACTTGCTGTCAACCTTCAAACCTCTATATTTCTTTTGATGGCGGTACACCCATTCTTGTAGGAGCATCCACAGTTTTCGGAGACCAGTTTCTAACTAATGGTGGTGCTGGTGTGTTTGTTGGGGCAATCGATGATAGTGGCACATTCAGCAGCGTCCAATTCTGGGGGAATGGAGTAGGAGAGTTTCTTGTCGCTGGTGGTGAAATTCGCTATGCAAGGGTAGAAGAAGGGTCTCTTACGTCGGTTCCTGAACCTGCAACTGCCCTCAGTCTATTGACAATTGGGGTTCTGAGTACTGCTGCAAAATTGAAGCAATATAACAAAAAAAGCTAG